A window from Mangifera indica cultivar Alphonso chromosome 2, CATAS_Mindica_2.1, whole genome shotgun sequence encodes these proteins:
- the LOC123209040 gene encoding uncharacterized protein LOC123209040 — protein MEQPICSPVVQSPRTTDHPGLEDHPSVEEHPGVEDCTTHHTTEQCPSFVSPSIFTSDATLTHWGATILREILSFHDDISSQMTRLCDDVSSQITRFEDRMTCLKDIVTRTYPASVAQERDKDIPPTSPIDTAIPSCHPHEIR, from the exons atggagcagcctatatgttcccctgttgttcagagcccacggacgaCAGACCATCCTGGATTGGAGGACCACCCTAGCGTGGAGGAGcatcctggagtggaggacTGCACTACCCATCATACCACCGAGCAGTGTCCCTCATTCGTATCACCCAGTATTTTTACATCTGATGCTACCTTAacgcactggggtgctacgattttacgtgagatattgAGTTTTCacgacgatatctcttcccagatgacccgATTATGTGACGATGTCTCTTCCCAGATAACTCGATTTGAGGATCGTATGACTTGTTTgaaggacatcgtcacgcgtacatatccagcctccgtcgctcag GAGAGGGACAAGGATATCCCACCGACAtcccccattgataccgcaataccatcctgTCACCCACACGAGATcc ggtag